Proteins from a genomic interval of Zingiber officinale cultivar Zhangliang chromosome 1B, Zo_v1.1, whole genome shotgun sequence:
- the LOC121967964 gene encoding wall-associated receptor kinase 3-like: MIVLLLEKQALINQVISWLPKFDGDKNFTFTPDKDCRTKCGNVTISFPFGLKQGCYRDEYFALTCNETFHPPALLFLDDYVVNKISLKEGQLEYNPDPLHYYIHLSSTHSHFTIYNATIIMTWVIANQSCEDAAKDKSTFACVYQNSSCLDVKNKGYICICKDGYDGNPYLPDGCQDIDECNSTTKVCTGDCINTEGSYRCTCPRGTSGDPIGGTCLPDRRIALILGVILGASIGTSLLLLCVTLVIVGKKWKQRNQKKIRQRNFHQNHGLLLQQLISTSDHVDERTNIFSLEEIEKATNNFDETRILGRGGHGTVYKGILSDQRVVAIKKSKMVKKSEIDQFINEVAVLSQINHRNVVKLYGCCLETEVPLLVYEFISNGTLSDHLHVSQGESKLSWDDRLRIVTESAGALAYLHSAASISIFHRDVKSSNILLDDTFKTKVSDFGASRFIPLDQTHITTAIHGTFGYLDPEYYQTSQLTEKSDVYSFGIILLELLTGKKPIYSINIESQQNLAMNFFQAKRENTLFDLVEERVLQEGTEPEFLEISSLIETCLSLKGAKRPSMKEVEYKLQSMRKTRMKRKGVCIPEGNEEIECLLTMSSQSSSELMNHISQGNSRNYSYEKELMWSQNCAR; encoded by the exons ATAAAAATTTTACATTCACTCCTGACAAAGATTGTCGAACCAAATGTGGAAATGTTACAATTTCCTTCCCCTTCGGGTTAAAACAAGGTTGTTATCGAGATGAATACTTTGCTCTAACATGCAATGAGACTTTTCATCCGCCAGCTCTTCTATTTCTAGACGATTATGTAGTGAACAAAATTTCATTGAAGGAAGGGCAACTGGAGTATAATCCTGATCCTCTTCATTATTATATTCACCTATCGTCTACGCATTCACATTTCACTATTTACAATGCTACAATAATCATGACATGGGTAATCGCCAATCAATCCTGTGAGGATGCTGCAAAAGATAAGAGCACCTTCGCATGTGTCTATCAAAACAGCTCTTGTTTGGATGTAAAAAACAAAGGGTACATATGCATATGCAAAGATGGCTACGATGGAAATCCTTACCTTCCTGATGGATGTCAAG ATATTGATGAATGTAATTCTACTACAAAAGTTTGCACCGGAGATTGTATAAATACAGAAGGAAGTTACAGGTGCACATGTCCTAGGGGAACATCTGGTGATCCTATTGGAGGAACATGCCTCCCCGACAGAAGGATTGCTCTTATATTGG GTGTCATCCTTGGTGCTAGCATTGGAACAAGTCTCTTGCTCCTCTGTGTAACATTGGTCATCGTAGGAAAGAAATGGAAGCAAAGAAATCAAAAGAAAATCAGACAAAGGAATTTTCATCAAAATCATGGTTTACTGCTTCAACAATTAATCTCTACAAGTGACCATGTTGATGAGAGAACAAATATATTTTCTCTTGAAGAGATAGAAAAGGCAACAAACAATTTTGATGAAACTCGAATACTTGGAAGGGGAGGACATGGTACCGTATACAAAGGGATTCTATCAGATCAACGAGTTGTTGCCATAAAAAAGTcaaagatggttaaaaaaagtGAGATTGATCAATTCATAAACGAGGTTGCGGTTCTTTCTCAAATCAATCATAGGAACGTAGTTAAGCTTTATGGATGTTGTTTGGAAACTGAAGTTCCTTTGTTGGTTTATGAATTTATCTCCAATGGAACTCTTTCAGATCATCTTCATGTTTCACAAGGTGAATCCAAATTATCATGGGATGATCGTCTTAGAATTGTCACAGAATCTGCCGGAGCACTTGCCTACTTACACTCAGCGGCTTCTATATCTATTTTCCATAGGGATGTGAAGTCATCAAATATTCTTTTAGATGATACATTTAAGACGAAGGTATCAGACTTTGGAGCATCAAGATTTATTCCTCTTGATCAAACACATATAACTACTGCTATACACGGTACCTTTGGGTACTTGGATCCGGAGTATTATCAAACTAGTCAGTTGACAGAGAAAAGTGATGTCTATAGCTTTGGAATTATTCTTCTTGAACTTTTAACAGGAAAGAAGCCTATATACTCAATTAATATTGAGTCACAACAAAATCTAGCAATGAATTTCTTTCAAGCAAAAAGAGAGAACACATTGTTTGATTTGGTAGAAGAACGTGTTTTGCAAGAAGGGACAGAGCCAGAGTTTCTTGAAATAAGTAGTTTGATAGAAACATGCTTGAGTTTGAAAGGTGCAAAAAGGCCTTCAATGAAGGAAGTTGAGTATAAATTGCAAAGTATGAGAAAGACTAGAATGAAAAGGAAAGGAGTTTGTATACCAGAAGGCAACGAGGAAATTGAATGTTTACTCACTATGTCATCTCAATCTTCCTCAGAATTGATGAATCACATAAGTCAAGGAAATTCTAGGAATTATAGCTATGAGAAGGAGCTCATGTGGTCACAAAATTGTGCTAGGTAA